A genomic region of Vitreimonas flagellata contains the following coding sequences:
- a CDS encoding phage major capsid protein codes for MAAINVGQLVATTLRRRLKKTYDNVSDNIAFYNQLRKRGNMKFDSGRDILVPLEYAVGSLQWYSGTEVLNTTPFDFIDGAVFDWKFGALPIVMTGEERVKNSGEAGLIKLATSKVKNAERGFTNGMGAAVYSDGTGNAGKEIGGLQLLTSTSPSSGTIGGIAASNTFWQNQYFDASTYLGATVTKDNVKQAMNHMRILCTRNNESPDCYFSDNNWYELYSNSMLEIQRLTSESDKKVNAGWVSLEFHGSPFYLDGGQGGNCPANTMYAQNFEYQHFYVHEDRDIEIVGGTRASMNQDADVQIMMIACNMGTANRSLQGVAIL; via the coding sequence ATGGCCGCAATTAATGTGGGCCAGCTGGTGGCGACGACGCTCCGCCGCCGGCTGAAGAAGACGTACGACAACGTCAGCGACAACATCGCGTTCTATAACCAGCTGCGTAAGCGCGGGAACATGAAGTTCGACTCCGGTCGCGACATCCTGGTGCCCCTCGAGTACGCAGTCGGCTCGCTCCAATGGTACTCGGGCACGGAAGTGCTCAACACGACGCCGTTCGACTTCATCGACGGCGCTGTGTTCGATTGGAAGTTCGGCGCGCTGCCGATCGTCATGACCGGCGAAGAGCGTGTGAAGAACAGCGGCGAGGCGGGCTTGATCAAGCTGGCCACGTCGAAAGTGAAGAACGCCGAGCGCGGCTTCACCAACGGCATGGGTGCGGCCGTCTATTCCGACGGCACGGGCAATGCGGGCAAGGAGATCGGCGGCCTGCAGCTGCTGACTTCGACCTCGCCGAGCTCGGGCACGATCGGCGGCATCGCCGCGTCGAACACGTTCTGGCAAAACCAGTACTTCGACGCCTCGACCTACCTTGGCGCCACGGTGACCAAGGACAACGTCAAGCAGGCGATGAACCACATGCGCATTCTGTGCACGCGCAACAACGAGTCGCCGGATTGCTATTTCAGCGACAACAACTGGTACGAGCTTTACTCGAACTCGATGTTGGAAATTCAGCGTCTGACGAGCGAGAGCGACAAGAAGGTCAATGCAGGCTGGGTGTCGCTCGAGTTCCACGGCTCGCCGTTCTATCTCGACGGCGGCCAGGGCGGGAATTGCCCGGCAAATACGATGTACGCGCAGAACTTCGAGTACCAGCACTTCTACGTGCACGAAGATCGCGACATCGAGATCGTCGGTGGGACGCGCGCCAGCATGAACCAAGA